A region from the Antennarius striatus isolate MH-2024 chromosome 22, ASM4005453v1, whole genome shotgun sequence genome encodes:
- the cdc123 gene encoding translation initiation factor eIF2 assembly protein: protein MKKEQVVNCQFSVWYPIFKKYTIKSLILPLPQNVIDYLLDDGTLVVAGSEHNTQQIHGNDWESNEEEDIQWSDDDTTTTVTAPEFPEFSSKVLEAINALGGNVFPKLNWSAPRDANWIALNNSLQCRCLSDIFLIFKSSDFITHDLTQPFRVCSDQDSPDPDIKYELVLRKWSELIPGGEFRCFVKENELIAISQRDYTQYYPHILKQEEQICQAIQEFYTLHIQYNFLDEDFVFDVYRDSLGRVWLIDLNPFGEVTDSLLFSWEELTTGEITRHQEGPAFRYATSDMTLQPSPCLSYRIPRDFVDLSTGEDAYKLIDFLKLTKSRQEDEEEEEDEEEAPQ, encoded by the exons ATGAAGAAAGAGCAAGTTGTGAATTGTCAGTTTTCGGTTTGGTATCCGATATTCAAGAAATATACAATTAAAAG TCTCATCCTTCCACTGCCTCAGAATGTAATAGACTATTTACTGGACGATGGAACCCTGGTAGTAGCTGGGAG TGAGCATAACACACAACAGATACACGGCAACGACTGGGAGTCCAATGAAGAGGAAGACATTCAG TGGTCAGATGATGATACAACCACCACTGTCACA GCTCCTGAGTTCCCAGAGTTCAGCTCTAAGGTGTTGGAAGCGATAAACGCCCTGGGTGGGAACGTCTTTCCTAAACTCAACTGGAGCGCTCCACGG gaTGCTAACTGGATTGCTCTGAATAATTCCCTGCAGTGTCGCTGCCTCAGTGATATATTCCTAATTTTCAAAAGTTCTGACTTCATCACCCACGATCTCACGCAGCC ATTCCGCGTGTGTAGTGATCAAGACTCCCCAGATCCAGACATAAAGTATGAG CTCGTCCTGAGGAAGTGGAGTGAGCTGATCCCTGGTGGAGAGTTTCGCTGCTTCGTCAAAGAGAATGAACTGATcg CCATCTCCCAGAGGGACTACACTCAGTATTACCCCCACATCTTGAAGCAGGAGGAGCAGATCTGTCAAGCCATACAGGAGTTCTACACCCTCCACATCCAGTACAACTTCCTGGACGAAGACT TTGTGTTCGATGTCTACAGAGATAGTCTG GGGAGGGTGTGGCTGATAGATCTGAACCCGTTCGGGGAGGTGACCGACTCGCTGCTCTTCAGCTGGGAGGAGCTGACCACAGGAGAAATCACTCGGCATCAG gaagGCCCTGCATTTCGCTACGCCACCAGTGACATGACATTACAGCCCAGTCCCTGCCTGAGCTACAGAATCCCACGGGACTTTGTTGACCTCTCCACTGGAGAAGACGCCTACAAACTCATCGACTTCCTCAAACTA ACGAAAAGCCggcaggaggatgaagaggaggaggaggatgaggaggaggctcCGCAGTGA
- the nudt5 gene encoding ADP-sugar pyrophosphatase translates to MYSNLSKSYLSVFPPFSVDQILKMNDTKEPKTTTTTTPHVVKEELVAAGKWLKLEKTTYVDPAGSTRTWETVKRTTRGTSTETDGVGIIALLKRTLHKDCVVMVKQFRPPLGCHTLEFPAGLIDEGESAAVAALRELKEETGYKGEVVGVTPVTCLDPGLSNCTTNIVMVNINGDEMENISPTQQLGDGEFVEVLLLPVDEFQTKIDELLKKEKIIVDSKVYIFAMGIVQAFFKPRELPVLKQ, encoded by the exons ATGTACAGCAATCTTTCTAAGAGTTATCTCTCGGTTTTTCCTCCATTTTCCGTTGACCAGATTTTGAAAATGAACGACACAAAAGAACCCAAAACCACGACTACTACTACTCCACACGTAGTGAAAGAAGAG CTCGTAGCAGCAGGAAAATGGCTAAAGCTGGAGAAGACGACATACGTGGACCCTGCTGGAAGCACCAG AACTTGGGAGACCGTGAAAAGGACAACAAGAGGAACCAGTACAGAAACAGACG GTGTTGGAATCATCGCCCTGCTCAAACGGACGCTCCATAAAGACTGCGTCGTGATGGTGAAGCAGTTTCGTCCTCCTCTGGGATGCCACACTTTAGAGTTTCCTGCAG GTTTAATCGACGAGGGGGAGAGTGCTGCAGTGGCTGCACTGAGGGAACTGAAGGAAGAAACCGGCTACAAAGGGGAAGTAGTTGGAGTCACTCCGG TGACGTGTTTGGACCCCGGATTGTCAAACTGCACAACCAACATCGTGATGGTCAACATCAACGGAGATGAAATGGAGAACATCAGTCCAACACAACAGCTCG GTGATGGAG AATTTGTTGAAGTCCTTCTGTTGCCTGTTGACGAGTTTCAAACGAAAATAGATG AGCTgctgaagaaagagaagatcATTGTGGACTCTAAAGTTTACATCTTTGCTATGGGGATTGTTCAGGCCTTCTTTAAGCCAAGGGAGCTCCCAGTCCTGAAGCAATGA